The following proteins are encoded in a genomic region of Zea mays cultivar B73 chromosome 9, Zm-B73-REFERENCE-NAM-5.0, whole genome shotgun sequence:
- the LOC100284139 gene encoding 17.4 kDa class I heat shock protein 3, producing MPSTGPPPRRRPWTGWRPRPPTCCASTCRDSARTTSRSRSTRAKCSPSGAPRPRPRRRGRRTRRRGRCGTWRSAASRSSRGPWRCRRTCAWTGSGPAWRTGFSPSLCPRKSPRPGPSPGPSPSPASSDESEAMSGRVYGAVLNHAANGGYV from the coding sequence ATGCCGTCGACTGGTCCTCCGCCGCGGCGGCGGCCATGGACTGGGTGGAGACCCCGTCCTCCCACGTGCTGCGCGTCAACGTGCCGGGACTCGGCAAGGACGACGTCAAGGTCCAGGTCGACGAGGGCAAAGTGCTCACCATCAGGGGCGCCCCGCCCGCGGCCAAGGAGAAGGGGAAGGAGGACGAGGAGGAGGGGACGGTGTGGCACGTGGCGGAGCGCGGCAAGCCGGAGTTCGCGCGGGCCGTGGCGCTGCCGGAGAACGTGCGCGTGGACGGGATCAGGGCCGGCTTGGAGAACGGGGTTCTCACCGTCGTTGTGCCCAAGGAAGtcgccccggcccggcccaagcccagGTCCATCGCCGTCTCCAGCAAGCTCTGATGAGTCTGAGGCGATGAGTGGCAGAGTGTACGGTGCAGTGTTAAACCATGCCGCAAATGGCGGGTACGTCTGA